One part of the Rutidosis leptorrhynchoides isolate AG116_Rl617_1_P2 chromosome 1, CSIRO_AGI_Rlap_v1, whole genome shotgun sequence genome encodes these proteins:
- the LOC139897812 gene encoding uncharacterized protein, protein MYVIENDMLYRKSYLGPLMRCTGHAEAATIIEEVHSGSCALHSGYKNYCGKNNATGLFWPTLYRDVAQIVKRCKSCQRFGIPRELVSDNGAQIAKDPFLSWCAELNIIQKFTSVVHLQANGLCEVTNRDIVCGIQKHLNEKRNGWVDELSNVLWAHRTTFKKSTGDIPFSLVYGSEAMIPGEVFVQTHRVANFDETTNADDICENLNFIEERRLMSAIRETNNKQQIAKYYNKKVRVLAFDVGEWVLRNNEASRAEKLEN, encoded by the exons ATGTATGTGATTGAAAACGATATGCTATATCGCAAATCATATCTGGGACCATTAATGCGGTGCACAGGACACGCAGAGGCTGCAACGATTATTGAAGAGGTGCATAGTGGATCTTGTGCTCTTCATTCAGGCTACAAAAACTATTGCGGCAAAAATAATGCGACTGGGTTATTTTGGCCTACCCTGTATCGTGATGTTGCGCAAATAGTTAAAAGATGTAAAAGTTGTCAAAG ATTTGGTATCCCACGAGAACTTGTAAGTGATAATGGGGCACAGATTGCAAAGGACCCATTTTTAAGCTGGTGTGCAGAATTGAATATAATCCAAAAATTTACATCGGTTGTGCATCTGCAAGCAAATGGGCTATGCGAAGTAACTAACCGTGATATTGTTTGCGGGATTCAAAAGCATTTGAATGAAAAGCGAAATGGATGGGTTGATGAGCTATCAAATGTATTATGGGCTCATCGCACAACTTTCAAGAAAAGTACAGGCGATATACCTTTTAGCCTTGTGTATGGTTCAGAGGCAATGATCCCTGGGGAAGTCTTTGTTCAAACGCACAGAGTTGCTAACTTTGATGAAACTACGAATGCAGATGACATTTGTGAAAATTTAAATTTCATTGAGGAACGCAGACTTATGTCCGCAATAAGGGAGACTAACAATAAGCAACAAATTGCCAAGTATTACAACAAGAAGGTACGCGTGTTAGCCTTTGATGTTGGTGAGTGGGTTTTGCGAAATAATGAAGCAAGCCGTGCTGAAAAGTTGGAAAATTGA